The Candidatus Bathyarchaeota archaeon genome contains a region encoding:
- a CDS encoding 50S ribosomal protein L6 — protein MEEIEVEKRVVSIPENVNVTLKNNLMEVSGPLGTLVEDFSHAPVKIELNNNKEVIVYAYWPKIKQAAIVGTIASLIKNLIKGVTKGFTYKLKVVYSHFPVTIKVSENKIIIENFIGEKSPRTAKIVGNVKVKVKADDIIVQGVNLKEVSQTASNIEQATKIKKKDQRVFLDGIYIYERKEGLENGEP, from the coding sequence ATGGAAGAGATAGAAGTTGAGAAAAGAGTGGTTTCAATTCCAGAAAACGTGAATGTGACATTGAAAAATAATTTAATGGAAGTTTCTGGGCCATTGGGAACTTTAGTAGAAGATTTTTCTCATGCACCTGTTAAAATCGAATTAAACAATAATAAGGAAGTGATTGTTTATGCTTATTGGCCTAAAATAAAGCAGGCTGCTATTGTTGGGACGATCGCGTCTCTTATTAAAAACTTAATTAAAGGTGTTACTAAAGGATTCACATATAAACTTAAGGTTGTTTATTCTCATTTTCCAGTAACAATTAAAGTAAGTGAAAATAAAATAATTATCGAAAACTTCATAGGTGAAAAATCGCCTAGAACAGCTAAAATCGTTGGAAACGTTAAAGTTAAAGTTAAAGCAGACGATATAATTGTTCAAGGAGTAAACTTAAAGGAAGTAAGTCAAACTGCAAGCAATATAGAGCAGGCTACGAAAATCAAAAAGAAGGATCAAAGAGTATTTTTAGATGGAATTTACATTTATGAAAGGAAGGAAGGCTTAGAGAATGGTGAACCGTAA
- a CDS encoding 30S ribosomal protein S14, which produces MKHKPKKERKIGKGSRPCRRCGQYGPVIRKYGLYLCRQCFREVAEQLGFKKYN; this is translated from the coding sequence ATGAAGCATAAGCCTAAAAAAGAAAGAAAAATTGGAAAAGGAAGTAGACCTTGCAGAAGATGCGGTCAATATGGTCCAGTTATTAGAAAATATGGATTATACCTTTGTAGGCAATGTTTTAGAGAAGTTGCTGAGCAACTCGGATTTAAAAAATATAATTGA
- a CDS encoding 50S ribosomal protein L5 codes for MSSTSEILIKENPMKKIRIEKVSVNVCIGESGEPLEKAIKILSSLTGQKPCFRKAKRTIKDFGIRKGEPIACMVTLRGGAATSFLKKVLEAVGNKLKGSSFDEYGNFSFGIKEHIDIPGVKYDPKLGMIGMNVCVSLERPGFRVKRRAGKKSKIGKKHLISKEEAIQFIKSNFGVEIVKD; via the coding sequence ATGAGTTCAACAAGCGAGATTTTAATAAAAGAGAACCCAATGAAGAAAATAAGAATAGAAAAAGTTTCAGTTAATGTTTGTATTGGAGAGTCTGGAGAACCTTTGGAGAAAGCTATTAAAATTTTATCTAGCTTAACTGGACAAAAACCTTGCTTTAGAAAAGCTAAAAGAACAATTAAAGATTTTGGTATAAGAAAAGGGGAACCTATAGCTTGCATGGTTACTTTAAGAGGAGGGGCTGCAACCTCATTTTTAAAGAAAGTTTTAGAAGCTGTTGGAAACAAGCTTAAAGGGTCTAGTTTTGACGAGTATGGAAACTTTTCCTTTGGAATAAAAGAGCATATAGATATTCCCGGCGTAAAATATGATCCAAAGCTTGGAATGATAGGGATGAATGTATGCGTTAGTTTAGAGAGACCAGGGTTTAGAGTAAAGCGAAGAGCTGGAAAAAAATCTAAAATTGGAAAGAAACATTTAATCTCTAAAGAGGAAGCTATCCAGTTTATTAAATCGAATTTTGGAGTAGAAATAGTTAAAGATTGA
- a CDS encoding 50S ribosomal protein L14 codes for MPGPKTRAVSAKGVVEYRPRISRGLITGARLTCADNTGAKVLKLISVTGYKGRLRRLPAACIGDMIRVTVVKGTPELKGQVFPAIIIRQRKPYRRRDGLWLQFEDNAAVLMTAEGEFKGTEIKGPVAKEAAERWPRIANVANIII; via the coding sequence ATGCCTGGTCCAAAAACTAGAGCTGTAAGCGCTAAAGGAGTAGTAGAATATAGACCACGTATCTCCAGAGGTTTAATTACAGGCGCTAGATTAACTTGCGCTGATAATACAGGAGCTAAAGTTTTAAAGTTAATTTCAGTAACAGGCTATAAGGGAAGGCTTAGAAGACTGCCAGCAGCATGCATTGGAGATATGATTCGTGTTACTGTAGTTAAGGGAACACCAGAGTTAAAGGGACAAGTTTTTCCTGCAATAATAATAAGACAAAGAAAACCGTATAGAAGAAGAGACGGACTTTGGCTTCAATTTGAGGATAATGCTGCAGTATTAATGACAGCTGAAGGAGAATTTAAAGGTACAGAAATTAAAGGACCTGTAGCTAAAGAAGCGGCTGAAAGATGGCCTAGAATAGCTAATGTAGCTAACATAATAATTTAA
- a CDS encoding 30S ribosomal protein S17 gives MTKNIGLNVSAPEKTCDDVKCPFHGKLKVRGKIIIGVVASDKMKNSIVVRKDYLHYVRKYMRYEKRRSKILAHNPPCIEAKQGDIVKIAECKPISKNISFVVVEKIKR, from the coding sequence GTGACGAAAAACATAGGTTTAAATGTTTCAGCTCCTGAAAAAACTTGCGACGATGTTAAATGCCCGTTTCATGGTAAATTGAAGGTTAGAGGAAAAATAATAATTGGAGTTGTAGCTAGCGATAAAATGAAAAACTCTATTGTTGTAAGAAAGGATTACCTTCATTATGTAAGAAAATATATGCGTTATGAAAAGCGTCGCAGCAAAATTTTAGCTCATAATCCACCTTGCATTGAAGCTAAGCAAGGCGATATAGTGAAGATAGCTGAATGCAAACCAATAAGCAAAAACATATCTTTCGTTGTTGTTGAGAAAATTAAACGCTAA
- a CDS encoding ribonuclease P protein subunit has protein sequence MKHELIGLKVKISCCKNLQLNGLEGLIIDETKNTLCIQTNGKIKLIPKDISIFHIFLPNGKIVEVNGKILVGRPENRLKMRLKRW, from the coding sequence ATGAAACATGAATTAATAGGCTTAAAGGTTAAAATTTCATGTTGTAAAAATCTTCAGCTTAACGGTTTAGAAGGGTTAATAATAGATGAAACTAAAAACACTTTATGTATTCAAACAAACGGTAAAATAAAGCTTATTCCAAAGGATATTTCAATTTTTCACATCTTTTTACCAAATGGGAAAATAGTTGAAGTTAATGGAAAAATTTTAGTTGGAAGACCTGAAAATAGATTAAAAATGAGGTTGAAACGTTGGTGA
- the rpmC gene encoding 50S ribosomal protein L29: MAILRMKEMREMRSEERLKKIEELKVELMRLKTMSKAGGAVENPAKIREIKKTIARLLTIENETKKGGVKPRK, translated from the coding sequence ATGGCAATTTTAAGGATGAAGGAAATGAGAGAAATGCGTTCAGAAGAGCGGTTAAAAAAAATAGAGGAGCTTAAAGTAGAGTTAATGAGGTTAAAAACTATGAGTAAAGCTGGAGGAGCAGTTGAAAATCCTGCAAAAATAAGGGAAATTAAAAAAACAATAGCCAGGCTTTTAACTATTGAAAATGAAACTAAGAAAGGGGGAGTTAAACCACGGAAATAA
- a CDS encoding 30S ribosomal protein S3 — MSINKYFIKENLRKAEVNEFLARELNKAGYVGTELTKTPLGTRVVIYVARPGVVIGRRGQSIRELTKILEERFGIENPQISVATVENPELNPQVIASQIVAALQKGIHFRRAVYWALQRIMEAGALGAEIIIGGKLTTERARHEKYGAGYLPKCGDPVLKQMKTAVTYVQLKPGLYGIKVRILLPNAKFPDKPAIKVKQEGD; from the coding sequence ATGTCTATAAATAAATATTTTATTAAAGAAAATTTAAGGAAAGCTGAAGTAAACGAGTTTTTAGCTAGGGAACTTAATAAAGCAGGATATGTTGGAACTGAATTAACTAAAACGCCTTTAGGAACACGGGTAGTCATCTATGTTGCTAGACCTGGAGTAGTTATTGGAAGGCGTGGGCAAAGCATAAGAGAGTTAACTAAAATTTTAGAAGAAAGGTTTGGAATTGAAAATCCTCAAATTTCTGTTGCTACAGTTGAAAATCCAGAGCTTAACCCTCAAGTTATCGCTTCTCAAATTGTCGCTGCGCTTCAAAAAGGAATTCATTTTAGAAGAGCTGTTTACTGGGCTCTTCAAAGAATAATGGAGGCTGGAGCTTTAGGAGCTGAAATAATTATTGGTGGAAAACTAACAACTGAAAGAGCAAGACATGAAAAATATGGTGCAGGATATTTACCTAAGTGCGGTGATCCGGTTTTAAAGCAAATGAAGACCGCTGTCACGTATGTTCAATTAAAACCTGGACTTTATGGAATTAAAGTTAGAATTCTTCTTCCAAATGCTAAGTTTCCAGATAAACCTGCGATAAAAGTTAAGCAAGAAGGGGATTAA
- a CDS encoding 50S ribosomal protein L22 codes for MPKWGYSIQNLDPDKTVKCAGRELRISVKAATEVCKAIKGMKVSEAKSFLEEVKAMKKAIPFKRYKKEVSHRRMNEKGYAGRYPVKVADKILKLLNELEANAEYKGLDVENLVIIHAASQRGRKIKRYIPRAFGRATPKFETLTHVELVGYEASS; via the coding sequence TTGCCTAAATGGGGATATTCAATTCAAAACTTAGACCCGGATAAAACAGTTAAATGTGCTGGAAGAGAGCTTAGAATCTCCGTGAAAGCTGCTACTGAAGTTTGCAAGGCGATTAAAGGAATGAAAGTAAGCGAAGCTAAAAGCTTTTTGGAAGAAGTGAAGGCGATGAAGAAAGCAATACCTTTTAAAAGATATAAAAAAGAGGTTTCTCATAGGAGAATGAATGAGAAAGGATATGCAGGAAGATATCCGGTTAAAGTAGCAGATAAAATTTTAAAATTGTTAAACGAATTAGAGGCAAACGCTGAATATAAAGGCTTAGATGTAGAAAACTTGGTTATAATTCATGCAGCTTCGCAGCGGGGGAGAAAAATTAAAAGATATATTCCAAGAGCCTTTGGTAGAGCTACCCCTAAATTTGAAACTTTAACTCATGTAGAGTTAGTAGGTTATGAAGCTTCTTCTTAA
- a CDS encoding 30S ribosomal protein S19, translating to MPREFTYRGYTLTQLQQMSMDEFIKLLPSRQRRSLLKGLTEQQKILLTKIRKIKHSSSKSEKPIKTHCRDMIILPEMIGLTILVHNGKEFVSIEIKPEMIGHYLGEFAITNKRVVHGTPGIGASRSSMYVPLK from the coding sequence ATGCCTCGTGAATTTACTTATAGAGGATATACATTAACTCAACTTCAGCAAATGTCTATGGATGAATTTATCAAGCTTCTTCCATCTCGACAGAGAAGATCACTGCTTAAAGGGTTAACTGAACAGCAAAAAATTCTTTTAACTAAAATAAGGAAGATTAAGCATTCTTCTTCAAAAAGTGAGAAGCCTATTAAAACTCATTGCCGAGATATGATTATTCTTCCAGAAATGATTGGGCTTACAATTCTAGTTCATAATGGAAAAGAGTTTGTTTCTATAGAAATTAAACCAGAGATGATAGGACATTATTTAGGAGAATTCGCTATAACTAATAAGAGGGTTGTTCACGGAACTCCAGGCATAGGAGCTTCTAGATCAAGCATGTATGTTCCATTAAAGTAG
- a CDS encoding 50S ribosomal protein L2 — protein MGKRIFVQRRGRRGSIFRALTHKRVSEAAFPTLKEEEAKSLIKGVVADLVHDPGRGTPLAYLKFEDGEECYIPAPEGISVGQEVLRGAAATVKIGNILPLEEVPEGTLVCNIELSPGDGGKLVKASGAYATVVSHTPMGTELKLPSGKSIYLDGRCRAMIGVVSGAGKMEKPFLKAGAKAALMASKGQKYPRVRGQAMIAASHPFGGGRHRHPGKPTTISRHAPPGRKVGLIAARRTGRGKKAGRGAQ, from the coding sequence TTGGGTAAAAGAATTTTTGTTCAAAGAAGAGGGCGGAGAGGCTCAATTTTTAGAGCTTTAACCCATAAAAGAGTTAGCGAAGCAGCATTTCCAACGCTTAAAGAGGAAGAAGCGAAAAGTTTAATTAAAGGGGTTGTTGCAGATCTTGTGCATGATCCTGGAAGAGGGACTCCTTTAGCTTATTTAAAATTTGAAGATGGAGAAGAATGTTATATTCCTGCTCCTGAAGGAATAAGTGTAGGCCAAGAAGTTTTAAGGGGAGCAGCTGCAACAGTAAAAATTGGCAACATTCTCCCCCTAGAGGAAGTACCTGAGGGAACGCTTGTATGCAATATTGAGCTATCTCCTGGAGATGGGGGAAAGCTTGTTAAAGCTTCTGGAGCTTACGCTACTGTAGTTTCTCATACACCTATGGGAACTGAATTAAAACTTCCATCAGGAAAATCAATATATTTAGATGGTAGATGCAGAGCTATGATAGGAGTTGTTTCTGGAGCTGGAAAGATGGAAAAACCGTTTCTGAAAGCTGGAGCTAAAGCAGCTTTAATGGCTTCTAAAGGTCAGAAATATCCTAGAGTGCGAGGTCAAGCCATGATAGCTGCTTCGCATCCATTTGGTGGAGGAAGACATAGGCATCCTGGGAAGCCCACAACAATCTCTAGGCATGCTCCTCCAGGAAGAAAAGTTGGTTTAATAGCTGCTAGAAGAACTGGAAGAGGAAAGAAAGCTGGGAGAGGGGCTCAATAA
- a CDS encoding bifunctional phosphoglucose/phosphomannose isomerase: MGSNEYLKLKDLDKFGMLNFIEKAPDYLRLTLNLIKSGEVNWSKNLENLEGLKVENVLISGLGGSAISGDIIVDWIWEKSSIPIIVNRDYKLPQFAGEKTVVITVSYSGNTFETLNQFYEAYKRKCILFSVSSGGKLMKASERLKIPFLKVKESLPPRAALPCLLPAVTYILSKFEHSILISELEAAANKMDEVKKEVGFHRKVEENPAKKMALNIIGKYPVIYAFANMGSVARRIKDQINENSKVSAKFDFLPEACHNEIEGTFFPVKENLCFLFIEPQEKIEKVISEEFKKVLRENGFINIYDIPVKGETKIEKILTSIYFGDFTSFYLSLAYNVDPTVTKNIQKYKNGVSEEASKLINYFESLIL; the protein is encoded by the coding sequence ATGGGTTCAAATGAATATCTTAAATTAAAGGATTTAGATAAATTTGGAATGTTAAACTTTATAGAGAAAGCTCCAGATTATTTACGTTTAACTTTAAATTTAATTAAAAGTGGAGAAGTAAACTGGAGTAAAAACCTTGAGAATTTAGAGGGTTTAAAGGTAGAGAACGTTTTAATCTCTGGGCTTGGCGGCTCAGCTATAAGCGGGGACATAATTGTTGATTGGATTTGGGAAAAAAGCTCCATTCCAATAATAGTTAACAGAGATTATAAATTACCTCAATTTGCTGGAGAAAAAACTGTCGTTATAACGGTTAGCTATTCTGGAAATACATTTGAAACTTTAAATCAATTTTATGAAGCTTATAAAAGAAAGTGTATTTTATTCAGCGTTTCTTCTGGAGGAAAATTGATGAAAGCTTCTGAAAGGCTTAAGATTCCTTTTTTAAAAGTTAAAGAAAGTCTTCCACCTCGTGCAGCTTTACCATGCCTGCTTCCAGCTGTAACATATATTTTATCAAAGTTTGAGCATTCAATTTTGATTTCTGAATTGGAAGCGGCGGCAAATAAGATGGATGAGGTGAAAAAAGAGGTTGGATTCCATCGTAAAGTTGAAGAGAATCCAGCTAAAAAAATGGCTTTAAACATTATTGGAAAATATCCAGTAATATATGCTTTTGCAAATATGGGAAGCGTTGCTAGAAGGATAAAAGATCAAATTAATGAAAATAGCAAGGTTTCAGCTAAATTTGATTTTTTACCTGAAGCATGTCATAATGAAATTGAGGGAACATTTTTTCCGGTGAAAGAAAACCTTTGCTTTCTATTTATTGAGCCTCAAGAAAAAATTGAAAAAGTTATAAGCGAGGAATTTAAAAAAGTTTTAAGAGAGAATGGCTTCATTAATATTTATGATATTCCAGTGAAAGGAGAAACTAAAATAGAGAAGATTCTTACATCAATTTATTTCGGGGATTTTACTTCATTTTACTTATCTTTAGCATATAATGTTGACCCAACAGTTACGAAGAATATTCAAAAATATAAAAATGGAGTAAGCGAAGAAGCTTCAAAATTAATTAATTATTTTGAAAGCCTTATCCTTTAG